The genomic window GAGGCCTTCTCCATGGCGTTCAGGCTGGGTGCCGAGCGAGCCTCCGGTGTAGCCGCGAAGACCGACGATGCACAGACGAACGAACTCAACCATGGCAAGCGTCAGGAGCGCGAAATAGTGCCCCTTGATCTTCTGCGTGAAGCTTGGGTAGCCGATGAGCATGGCGAACAGCACCGCCAGCGCCACGGCAACCGGGATGCCGAGAAGGGGCGTCACGCCGAGCCAGTTCCACAGCATGACGGTGACGTAGGCGCCAATACCCGTGAAAGCGCCATGCCCAAGCGACGTGAGGCCGTGGCGACCCATGAGGGACCAGGCGGTATAGATCTGTGCCCAGAGCAGCATCTGAATGATGATATGCAGATAGTAGCGCGAGGATTCCGGAGCAACCGCCGTAAGAATGAAAGGCAGGATGCACAGGACTGCAAGGCCGGCAAAGGCCGCGACATTTTTGTTCTGCATGGCGTTACCGCTTTCCCATGAGGCCCTGCGGGCGAATGAACATCATGACGATGAAGAAGAGGAACGCCACCGCATATCCCCATTCGATCGCAAAGCACGAGCCGCCGACGGCAATGAACTGCGAGATGATGATTGCGGCGATGAATCCGCCAACGAGGCTTCCAAGACCGCCGAGAACGCAAACCATGAAAACGAGCGGGCCAAATTGCAGGCCAATATACGGGTGAATGTCGAATTGCAGCGTCATCAGCGCAGCAGCCAGACCAGCAAGACCGCCGCCGATTGCGGAGGTGACGGCGTAGACCTTTCCGCTATCGACACCCATCAGCGGCATGACTTCACGATCCTGGCTGAGGGCGGTGATGGCCATGCCGATATAGGTACGGCGCAGGAAGAACATCAGCCCGGCCATGGCGACCACTGCGACCACGAAGGTGACGATGCGCGACCATGCGAAGTACATATCGAGAAAGGCAACGGATCCTAGCTGGATGCCCAGATTCCGATAATCGACGCCAAAAGCCATCGTTGCGGCAGCCTGGAGCAGCACCAGAACCCCGCCTGTGGCGAGAAGCTGGTTGATTGGCGGAGAATGCAGAAGCGGCCGGATGACAAAGGTGTGGAGCACATATCCGGCAAGCGCAGTCAGAACGATGCCGCCGCCGTAGGCGAGCATCAGATCAACACCCAGGACCGAATGGGCGAAATAGATGGCGTACATTCCGACCATCACCACTTCCGCGTAGCAAATCCATACCACGTCGATAACGCCGAAAATCAGATTGAGGCCAAGCGAAAGCAGTGCGAGGAGACCTGCGAGAAGCAGGCCGTTCAATACCGCTTCGAGAAAGAAGATGTCAAAGGAACAGGTCATCGGGAAATCCCCATGTAGGAATGGCGCACGGCATCGGAATGCATCATTTCATCGGCTGTGCCGCTGGCGTGGATATGCCCGGTTTCGATCAGATAGGCGCGATCGACGACCTTGAGCACCTGCTTCACGTTCTGCTCGACGATGAGCACCGTGTAACCTTCACTGCGGATGCGACGAACGAGGTCGAAGACCTGTGAGACGACGACGGGTGCAAGCCCTGTCGACGGTTCATCGAGAAGAATGAGTTTGGGCTTGCTCATCAACGCCCGGCCGATGGCGCACATCTGCTGTTCGCCGCCCGACATGGTGCCGGCGGCCTGATGACGTCGTTCTTTCATGCGTGGGAAAAGTTCGTAAACATAGTCGAGACGTTCCCGGAAATGAGCGCGGGCGCTGCGCGGGAAGGAACCCATCTTGAGGTTGTCTTCAACGGACAGTTTCGGGAACAGATGGCGATTTTCCGGAACATGGGCGATACCGGTATCGATGATCCGGTGCGCTGCCGTTTTGCGCAGATCCGTGCCTTCCATCGTCATACGCCCTTCGGTGGCAGGCAACATCCCCGAGATAACGCGCAGCAACGAAGTTTTGCCCGCGCCGTTGGCGCCGATCACGGCAACTGCCTCACCCGCTTCGATGCGCAGGCTGATGCCGTTCAGCGCACGGAAATAGCCATAGGAAGCAGCGATATTCTCCAGTTCAAGCATTGGCTTTCAGCTCCTCAAGCGCATCCGGGCCAAGATAGACCTCGATGACGCGCGGGTCCGTCTGGGCTCCGGCGGGGTCACCGTCGTAGATTTTCTGTCCCTGATTGAGCACCACCACACGGTCGACCACGCGCATCAGAACGCCCATGATGTGTTCGACCCAGATAATGGTTATGCCGCGTTCCTTGCGGACAAGGTTCAGCATGTCGGCGGCCTGTTCCATTTCTGCTTCGTCAAGTCCGTTCAGGCTCTCATCGGCGAGCAGAAGCTCCGGCTGGCTGGCAAGCGCGCGGGCAAGTTCCAGCTTCTTGAGACCGGCAGCTCCCATTCCCTCAACGCCGTTATGCGGGCTGGAGGACAGCCCTACGAGGTCGAGCGCGTCCATCGCCTGGCGGCGGCATTCCCCGATGTCGGGATGGCGGCTCTGGCCGAACCATGCAGCAAGTGTAACATTTTCCAGGATGCTCATTTTGGTGAACGGCCTTGGAATCTGAAAAGTGCGCCCGACGCCCATCCGGCAGATGGCGTCTGCCTTCAGACCCTGAATTTGCTTGCCATTAAGGGCAATCGTCCCGGACGTTGGCGCGAGCGTACCGGCGATCAAGTTGAATGTCGTACTCTTACCGGAGCCATTCGGGCCGATCAGACCGAGAATCTCGCCTTTGGCGACATCGAATGACACTTCGGAAACGGCGGTAAAGCCGCCGAATTTCTTGTTCAGTGCTTTGACTGAAAGCATGAGAATCCGTCTCCCCGCGGGTGCAAAACCGCGTGTTTCTGCTGTATCCGGGGTGCAAAGACACCCCGGATGGCCATGTCAGGCTAAGGTGTTACTGCGCGTAGGCGTGGCCCTTCGGCAGCGGGATGACGGGATCTGCCGTCTTGATCGGCGTCGGCCAGAGAACCTTGCTGCCTTCCGGCGTGTACTGAATGACGGTCGGCGACGACCGCTCGTTCTGACCCGACATCGGCGTACCCGGCGGGAAAAACTTGACCCCGTACCCCTGAACGGTTCCGCCGATTGGCAGGTCGACAGCAAGCGCCGCCTTGCGCAAGGCCTCTGGATCGGTGCCGCCGAAATCACGGATGGCGCGAGGCATTACTTCCGTGAACAGAATCCACGACTGATTGAAGCCCATCCAGACGTTGGTTTCGGCATAATCAATTCCGGTTTTCTCCTTGTATCGGCGCACGACCTCCTTGGTGACATCGCCAAGGCCCGGCGCGAGCGTCGCTGGGTCGAGAAGCTGGGCTGCGACGGGATCAACATCCATGATGTAATCGGCGTCGGACCCGACCAGTTCACGCAGCTTGACAGGGTTGGCGTAGCCGGCGCCATGGCCGATCAAGGCCTTCCACCGCAATCCCTGCTCCTTGGCCTGGCGAAGGAAGAGCGCGATGTCAGGTGCATAACCCGTGTGGAGAATAACGTCCGGGCGTGCGCGGCGCAGCTTTGACACCATCGGCGAGAGATCGGTGGAGCTGATGGAATAGCCTTCGTTCAGCACGACTTTCATGCCGAAATTGCTGCAAACGGTCTGATTGGCGGATGCGATACCAGAACCGTACGGACCGTCCTCATGAATGATGGCAACCTTGAGCTCTGAAGCTGGCACGCCGAACCGGGCCTGTGAAACCTCGGAGAGGAACTTGCACGACGCCTCGCCATACTGGTCGGAGTGGACCTGCGCGCGGAAGACATATTGCAGGTTCCGATCCTTGAAGACGGCGGAGGAAACGCAGACATTCGCCCACATGAATTTCTTGGCGCTGTCTACCTTGGCTGCCATCGGCACGCATTGGGCGCTTGAATAAACGCCCATGACGAGATCGACCTTGTCGTCGTTAAGCAGGCGCTCGGCGGCGTTGATGGCAACGTCGACCTTAGATTGAGCATCGACGTTGACGGGGACGAGTTTACGCCCTTCGATGCCACCCTTTTCGTTGATCATGTCGATGGCGATCTGTGTGCCGATCGATGCATTGACCGATCCAGCACCGGAAAACGGCCCGGTCTGATCGTAAATCACACCGATCTTGATGTCCTCGGCCATTGCCGCGGTGCCGGCTAGCAGAAAGGCGGCGGCACCGGCTGCAAGCCGGCGTATGGATGAATTTTTCACGACTGTTCCTCCCGTGATGCGTGAAGCCTTCGAAGATGAACTTGCTGTCCTCCTCCGACAGAAGCTGGTTGCATCCTGCCAAGATTATGTTAGCGTGTAAATGAAATTCTATTTCAAACAGTGAAATGAGGTGGAGGAAATGAAGAAAATCGCGTTTATCGGCCTGGGTGCCATGGGTGGAGGCATGGCGTCCAATATCGTGCGCAAGGGCATTCCGCTGACCGTCTACGATATTCAGCCCGCAAGTGTGGCCCGCGTTGCCGAGGTTGGTGCGGTGGCGGCGGCCTCGCTTGCAGAGGCCGCGCAGAATGCCGATGTGGTTGTCACCATGCTGCCAGCAACGCAGCATGTTCTTAATGTCGTGACCGGCGCTGGCGGTGTCCTCGACAACATGAAGGGGGGTGGTCTGCTCATCGACATGAGCACTATCGCCACGCATGGCACAGACACCCTGATTCGGGTGTGCGCCGAACGTGGTGTACGCTTCATCGACGCTCCGGTGGGGCGCCTTGCCAGTCACGCGATTGCGGGCAAGTCGATGTTCATGGTCGGCTGCGAAAATGAAGACGACTTCACCGAAGCCAAGCCGCTTTTTGATGCAATGGGCGACACGATCATTCGCTGCGGCAAGCCTGGAACCGGTATTCGCGTGAAGCTGGTCAACAACTTCCAGGTATTGAGCATTGCCGAAATTACGGCAGAGGCGTTGGTGCTGGCGGCAAAGCTCGGACTTGATGTCGAGGTGGTGAAGCAGGTGAACGCACAGACGACCGCCACCAATGGGCAGATGCAGGTTAACTTTGCCACGAAATCGCTGGTTGGCGACATCGAGCCGGGCTTTACATTCGATCTTTCCCACAAGGACATGACGCTCGCGCTCGAAGCGGCGGCTCAAATGCGGCTTGGTCTGCCGGTGGGCGCGGCGGTGCATGCCGTGTACGGAGCTGCGCGTTCCACGAAATACGCGGGCAAGGACTTCAGTGCGCTGCTGGACTATGCCGCCGATCTCGCAGGTATCGAACCGCCAAGGCTGAAAAAGCAGGACTGAACGGGAACAGCCAGAGAAGGCACCCTTTGACATGACAGATATGATTTCCGACAGCGCGAAGCGTCTCTTCGCGCAATACCCTGCCGTGCCCGAAAGCCGGGATGGAGCCTGGAACGCCGCCTTGTGGCAGGCGGTGGATGAGGCCGGTTTTCCTCTTGCGCTTCTTTCGGAAGAGGAGGGCGGTTTCAGTCTTGAGCCAGCGGATGCCTGCACTCTGCTGCACATCGCGGCGGCACATGCTGTAACTATCCCGCTTGGTGAAACGATGGTGGCTAACTGGCTGCTGGCCAAGGCAGGACTAGAACCGGCGGAGGGGCCGGCGGGCGTTGCCGCGCGAACGTTGGCGACCGGGATTGCCTGCGGCCGGTATCTTCGCACACTTGTCCTCTATGAACCGGAAGGCGACAGTCTGCGTCTCGTCCGGCTGGATGTGTCCGATGCTGGCGAAGTCTGGAAGCAGGGAAGCAACATCACGGGGGAGCCCCGCGATACCTTTCTAGGTGACGCCACTACCGCCACCGGGTTCGGTTTCGTCCCTGTTGGTGCAGAGGCGATCAACGCTCTCATGGCATTGGTTCGCAGCCAGCAAATGGCCGGTGCACTACAGGCAATCCTTGATCGTACCGTGCAGTACGCAACGGAACGGGTGCAGTTTGGCAAGCCCCTCGGCAAATTCCAGGCGATCCAGCAGTATCTGGCCATCATGGCCGGGGAAACCGCTGCTGCGCGCGCTGCGGCGCTGATGGCGGCGCAAGCCCTGTCGATGGTGCAATCCGAACCGGATGTTTTCCGCCTGACTGTTGCTGCGGCCAAAATCCGCGTTGGCGAGGCCGCCGGGACGGTCTGCGCGCTATCTCACCAGATTCACGGCGCAATCGGTTTCAGCCGGGAATATGCGCTGCATCCCCTTACCCGCAGGCTGTGGGCATGGCGCGATGAACATGGCCGCGAAGCAGACTGGGCCAGTGAACTCGGCAAGTCGATCATCTCCGGCAAGGCTGGTGTCTGGCCTCAAATAACGAACCTTCAAGCGAGCTTCTTCTGATGACGGACCTGGATTTTTCCCTGACACCACCGTCCACCGACCACGGTGCACTGAGGGCAGAAGTGCGTGCCTTCCTCAAGGACGCCATGCCGGCGGGCTACGGACCCTCCGAACGCGCGCGCTCATGGACCGGATTTGATGCCGAGTTCAGTCGCGAGCTTGGCGCGCGCGGCTGGATAGGCATGACCCTGCCTGTCGAGTATGGCGGACATGGCCGCAGCGCTATCGAGCGTCACATCGTGGTCGAGGAATTGCTGGCTGCCGGTGCACCGGTCGCAGCCCACTGGATTGCCGACCGTCAGAGCGCGCCGATGATCCTGCACAATGGTACTGAAGAGCAGCGCCGCACGATCCTGCCACGGATTGCCGCTGGCGAGTGCTATTTCTGCATCGGCATGAGTGAACCGGACAGCGGTTCCGATCTTGCATCCGTGCGGATGAAAGCCGAGCGTATTGAGAACGGCTACCGGCTGACCGGCACAAAGCTGTGGACCACCTATGCCCATGAGGCCCACTATATGATCGTCTTCTGCCGCACGGGGCAGGCTGAGGATCGTCATGGCGGCATGAGCCAGTTTCTGGTCGATATGAGCCTGCCCGGCATAAGCGTACGCGCGGTGCTTGATATGGCCGGAGAGCATCATTTCAATGAAGTCAGCTTTGATGGCGTGCTTTTGCCTGAGAGCACCCTGCTCGGCAAGGAAGGTGCGGGCTGGTCGCAAGTCATGTCCGAACTTTCCTTCGAGCGCTCGGGGCCGGAACGCTTCCTGTCATCCTTCGCGCTGGTGGACGAGATTGTCCGCGAAGCGCCGGTGGATGTCGTGACGGAACGGAGCATGGGACGTCTTGTGGCGCATCTGATGGTGCTTCGCCATATGTCGCAATCCGTCGCCGGCAGGCTCTCGCGCGGCGAGAAGCCCGACCTTCATGCCGCCGTCGTCAAGGATCTCGGCGCAACCTTCGAGCAGGAAATTCCTGAAATCGCCCGCACGCTGGTCTGCCCGGAAAAGGCCGATGACGAATTCAACGCCACTTTGGCGCGATTGCGTATGGCGGCACCGAGCTTCTCGCTACGCGGTGGAACGCGCGAGGTGCTGCGAGGCATCATCGCTCGCGGCCTTGGCCTCAGATAAGGAGACAAAAATGGAACTCGTTCATTCGAGCCGTGACGAAGCTGGTGTCGTCACCATGACCTTGAGCGATCCAGCATCGCGCAATGCAATTTCCGGCCTGCCAATGGTCGAGGCGCTTCTTGCCGCGCTGGCAACGGCGGAAGCCGACCCAAAGGCTCGCGTCATCGTGCTGACCGGTGAAGGCCCTGCCTTTTCGGCAGGCGGCAACATCAAGGCGATGGGAGAAGGGCAGGGCCTGGTCGATGCGGTGCCCGCCATTACCCGGCAGAACTATCGCAACGGCATCCAGCGCCTGCCTGTTGCTTTCGAAGCGCTGGAATTGCCTGTCATCGCGGCTGTCAACGGCCCCGCCATAGGCGCTGGCTGCGATCTGGCGCTGATGTGCGACATACGGATCGCCGGGCGTTCGGCGCGATTTGCAGAAAGCTTCGTGAAGCTTGGTATCGTGCCGGGCGATGGCGGTGCCTGGCTTCTGCCGCGGGCCGTGGGCTTTTCCAAGGCAAGCGAAATGGCATTGACGGGCGATGTGATCGATGCCGAAGAGGCCCTGCGCATCGGAATGGTTTCGAAAGTCGTGGAAGATGGGAGCCTTCTGGATGTCGCCGTCGATATGGCCCGCCGCATTGCAGCCAATCCAACCCAGGCGGTTCGTATGACGAAGCGTCTCCTGCGGCAGGCAGCAGGACAAGGTCTCCATTCCTTTCTGGAGATGTCCGCGGCGATGCAGGCAATCGCCCATCACACCGAAGACTATCGCATCGCGCTCGGCGCCATGCTCGACCGCACCGGCAAGGGAAAATCCTGATGGCGAACGATCCGGCAACCCAATCCGGCCCGCTTGCCGGTATTCGTATTCTCGATCTCAGCCGCGTTCTGGCAGGTCCTTGGGCGACGCAGGTTCTGGGCGATCTCGGCGCAGATGTGGTGAAAATCGAAAAGCCGGGACCGGGGGACGATACCCGCACGTGGGGACCTCCTTGGCTCGACACGGCCGATGCTCCGCTTTCAGGCTATTTTCTGGCCTGCAATCGCAACAAACGTTCACTTGCGGTCGACATTTCCGCGCCTGAAGGAGCTGAAATCGTGCGCAAGCTTGCGCTTGAAGCCGATGTGGTCGTTGAGAATTTCAAGGTGGGCGCGCTGGCCCGCTACGGTCTCGATGCGGCAAGCCTGCGCGCGCTCAATCCGCGCCTGATCTATTGCTCGGTGACCGGTTTCGGGCAGGACGGACCTTATGCCGAGCGCGGCGGCTACGATTTTCTCGTGCAGGGAATGGGTGGGCTGATGAGCATCACCGGTCCGGAAACAGGTGAACCGACGAAGGTCGGCGTTCCCGTCATTGACCTCTTCACCGGCCTCTATGCCGTGGTCGCAATTCAGGCAGCGCTCCGGCATCGTGACAGTACGGGCGAGGGGCAGACCATCGATTGCGCGCTTCTGGATACATGTGTGGCAATCCTCGCCAACCAGTCCATGAACTGGCTCGTTGGCGGGCATGTTCCCAAACCCCTCGGCAACGGGCACCCCAATGTCGTTCCTTATCGTACATTTGCGGCCTCGGATGGGCATCTGATCGTGGCGATCGGTAATGACGGCCAGTTTCGCGCCTTCTGCCGGCTGCTTGGACGCAACGACCTTGCCAACCATCCCGGCTATACCTCGAATGCCGGTCGAGTCGCCAATCGGGTTGCGCTTGAAGAGGCGCTGTCGGCAGAAATTGCATGCTATAGCAGCGCCGATCTTCTGGAGAAAATGAATGCCGCTGGCATCCCCGGCGGACCGATCAACCGGCTTGATCAGGTTTTTTCCGACCCGCAGGTCACGGCGCGCGGCATGGTGGAGTGTTTCGATCTGGAGCCCGGTCGCGAGGTTCGATTGACCCGTTTTCCGGCCCGGCTCTCAGCCAGCCCACCATCGATCCGCAGCCTGCCACAAGCGCTTGGAGCCGCAAGCGGTGAA from Rhizobium sp. ACO-34A includes these protein-coding regions:
- a CDS encoding branched-chain amino acid ABC transporter permease produces the protein MTCSFDIFFLEAVLNGLLLAGLLALLSLGLNLIFGVIDVVWICYAEVVMVGMYAIYFAHSVLGVDLMLAYGGGIVLTALAGYVLHTFVIRPLLHSPPINQLLATGGVLVLLQAAATMAFGVDYRNLGIQLGSVAFLDMYFAWSRIVTFVVAVVAMAGLMFFLRRTYIGMAITALSQDREVMPLMGVDSGKVYAVTSAIGGGLAGLAAALMTLQFDIHPYIGLQFGPLVFMVCVLGGLGSLVGGFIAAIIISQFIAVGGSCFAIEWGYAVAFLFFIVMMFIRPQGLMGKR
- the livF gene encoding branched-chain amino acid ABC transporter ATP-binding protein (with LivGHMJ and LivGHMK is part of the high-affinity branched-chain amino acid transport system; LivFGHMK is specific for the transport of leucine, while LivFGHMJ is a transporter for leucine, isoleucine, and valine), with product MLELENIAASYGYFRALNGISLRIEAGEAVAVIGANGAGKTSLLRVISGMLPATEGRMTMEGTDLRKTAAHRIIDTGIAHVPENRHLFPKLSVEDNLKMGSFPRSARAHFRERLDYVYELFPRMKERRHQAAGTMSGGEQQMCAIGRALMSKPKLILLDEPSTGLAPVVVSQVFDLVRRIRSEGYTVLIVEQNVKQVLKVVDRAYLIETGHIHASGTADEMMHSDAVRHSYMGISR
- a CDS encoding ABC transporter ATP-binding protein, whose product is MLSVKALNKKFGGFTAVSEVSFDVAKGEILGLIGPNGSGKSTTFNLIAGTLAPTSGTIALNGKQIQGLKADAICRMGVGRTFQIPRPFTKMSILENVTLAAWFGQSRHPDIGECRRQAMDALDLVGLSSSPHNGVEGMGAAGLKKLELARALASQPELLLADESLNGLDEAEMEQAADMLNLVRKERGITIIWVEHIMGVLMRVVDRVVVLNQGQKIYDGDPAGAQTDPRVIEVYLGPDALEELKANA
- a CDS encoding ABC transporter ATP-binding protein, which encodes MAEDIKIGVIYDQTGPFSGAGSVNASIGTQIAIDMINEKGGIEGRKLVPVNVDAQSKVDVAINAAERLLNDDKVDLVMGVYSSAQCVPMAAKVDSAKKFMWANVCVSSAVFKDRNLQYVFRAQVHSDQYGEASCKFLSEVSQARFGVPASELKVAIIHEDGPYGSGIASANQTVCSNFGMKVVLNEGYSISSTDLSPMVSKLRRARPDVILHTGYAPDIALFLRQAKEQGLRWKALIGHGAGYANPVKLRELVGSDADYIMDVDPVAAQLLDPATLAPGLGDVTKEVVRRYKEKTGIDYAETNVWMGFNQSWILFTEVMPRAIRDFGGTDPEALRKAALAVDLPIGGTVQGYGVKFFPPGTPMSGQNERSSPTVIQYTPEGSKVLWPTPIKTADPVIPLPKGHAYAQ
- a CDS encoding hydroxyacid dehydrogenase; translation: MKKIAFIGLGAMGGGMASNIVRKGIPLTVYDIQPASVARVAEVGAVAAASLAEAAQNADVVVTMLPATQHVLNVVTGAGGVLDNMKGGGLLIDMSTIATHGTDTLIRVCAERGVRFIDAPVGRLASHAIAGKSMFMVGCENEDDFTEAKPLFDAMGDTIIRCGKPGTGIRVKLVNNFQVLSIAEITAEALVLAAKLGLDVEVVKQVNAQTTATNGQMQVNFATKSLVGDIEPGFTFDLSHKDMTLALEAAAQMRLGLPVGAAVHAVYGAARSTKYAGKDFSALLDYAADLAGIEPPRLKKQD
- a CDS encoding acyl-CoA dehydrogenase; this encodes MTDLDFSLTPPSTDHGALRAEVRAFLKDAMPAGYGPSERARSWTGFDAEFSRELGARGWIGMTLPVEYGGHGRSAIERHIVVEELLAAGAPVAAHWIADRQSAPMILHNGTEEQRRTILPRIAAGECYFCIGMSEPDSGSDLASVRMKAERIENGYRLTGTKLWTTYAHEAHYMIVFCRTGQAEDRHGGMSQFLVDMSLPGISVRAVLDMAGEHHFNEVSFDGVLLPESTLLGKEGAGWSQVMSELSFERSGPERFLSSFALVDEIVREAPVDVVTERSMGRLVAHLMVLRHMSQSVAGRLSRGEKPDLHAAVVKDLGATFEQEIPEIARTLVCPEKADDEFNATLARLRMAAPSFSLRGGTREVLRGIIARGLGLR
- a CDS encoding enoyl-CoA hydratase (Catalyzes the reversible hydration of unsaturated fatty acyl-CoA to beta-hydroxyacyl-CoA); its protein translation is MELVHSSRDEAGVVTMTLSDPASRNAISGLPMVEALLAALATAEADPKARVIVLTGEGPAFSAGGNIKAMGEGQGLVDAVPAITRQNYRNGIQRLPVAFEALELPVIAAVNGPAIGAGCDLALMCDIRIAGRSARFAESFVKLGIVPGDGGAWLLPRAVGFSKASEMALTGDVIDAEEALRIGMVSKVVEDGSLLDVAVDMARRIAANPTQAVRMTKRLLRQAAGQGLHSFLEMSAAMQAIAHHTEDYRIALGAMLDRTGKGKS
- a CDS encoding CoA transferase produces the protein MANDPATQSGPLAGIRILDLSRVLAGPWATQVLGDLGADVVKIEKPGPGDDTRTWGPPWLDTADAPLSGYFLACNRNKRSLAVDISAPEGAEIVRKLALEADVVVENFKVGALARYGLDAASLRALNPRLIYCSVTGFGQDGPYAERGGYDFLVQGMGGLMSITGPETGEPTKVGVPVIDLFTGLYAVVAIQAALRHRDSTGEGQTIDCALLDTCVAILANQSMNWLVGGHVPKPLGNGHPNVVPYRTFAASDGHLIVAIGNDGQFRAFCRLLGRNDLANHPGYTSNAGRVANRVALEEALSAEIACYSSADLLEKMNAAGIPGGPINRLDQVFSDPQVTARGMVECFDLEPGREVRLTRFPARLSASPPSIRSLPQALGAASGEILATLGFDAETINDLKMRGIVSMPETAKMREE